The following proteins are encoded in a genomic region of Glycine max cultivar Williams 82 chromosome 18, Glycine_max_v4.0, whole genome shotgun sequence:
- the BZIP73A gene encoding bZIP transcription factor bZIP73A, translating to MQAREITGLNYLLPSDPCPYPGHYSMVQNTIPTFQLHKLSNQFYGLQNPPKVLADFSPPQSSCISSNSTSDEADEQQQSLINERKHRRMISNRESARRSRMRKQKHLDELWSQVVWLRNENHQLMDKLNHVSASQDKVVQENVQLREEASELRQMICDMQLHSPYHPPPLSPIDDDVSPYVKSDSSITDSLDLLG from the coding sequence ATGCAGGCCAGGGAGATCACAGGACTCAATTATTTACTCCCTTCAGACCCTTGTCCTTACCCTGGTCACTACAGCATGGTTCAGAACACCATCCCCACATTTCAACTCCACAAACTCTCAAACCAATTCTATGGTTTGCAGAATCCTCCTAAAGTGCTTGCAGACTTCAGCCCCCCTCAGTCCTCATGCATCAGCAGCAACTCAACCTCTGATGAAGCAGATGAGCAGCAGCAAAGCCTCATCAATGAGAGGAAGCACAGGAGGATGATATCGAACCGCGAGTCGGCGCGCCGGTCACGCATGAGGAAGCAGAAACACCTTGATGAACTGTGGTCACAGGTGGTTTGGCTCAGGAATGAAAACCACCAGCTAATGGACAAGCTGAACCATGTGTCTGCGTCACAAGATAAAGTTGTTCAAGAGAATGTTCAGCTGAGAGAAGAAGCCTCAGAACTTCGCCAAATGATATGTGACATGCAGCTACACAGTCCATACCACCCTCCTCCCTTGAGTCccattgatgatgatgtttCTCCCTATGTCAAATCTGATTCCTCAATCACAGACTCTTTGGACCTGCTTggttga
- the GND gene encoding 6-phosphogluconate dehydrogenase encodes MAQPTTRIGLAGLAVMGQNLALNIAEKGFPISVYNRTTSKVDETVERAKQEGNLPVYGYHDPEAFVHSIQKPRVIIMLVKAGAPVDQTIKTLSAYMEKGDCIIDGGNEWYENTERREKEVAELGLLYLGMGVSGGEEGARNGPSLMPGGSFEAFKYIEDILLKVAAQVPDSGPCVTYIGKGGSGNFVKMIHNGIEYGDMQLIAEAYDVLKSVGKLSNEELQSVFSEWNKGELLSFLIEITADIFGIKDDKGDGYLVDKVLDKTGMKGTGKWTVQQAAELSIAAPTIEASLDARFLSGLKEERVEAAKVFKSGGIGDIVTDQPVDKQKLIDDVRKALYAAKICSYAQGMNLIRAKSIEKGWDLKLGELARIWKGGCIIRAIFLDRIKQAYERNPNLANLLVDPEFAKEIIDYQSAWRRVVCLAINSGISTPGMSASLAYFDTYRRERLPANLVQAQRDYFGAHTYERVDIEGSYHTEWFKLAKQSRN; translated from the coding sequence ATGGCTCAACCCACAACAAGAATAGGCCTTGCTGGATTGGCTGTTATGGGCCAAAATCTGGCACTCAATATTGCTGAGAAAGGCTTTCCCATTTCTGTTTACAACCGAACCACTTCCAAGGTTGATGAGACAGTAGAACGAGCAAAACAAGAAGGAAATCTTCCAGTTTATGGCTACCATGACCCTGAAGCTTTTGTTCATTCCATTCAAAAGCCTAGGGTGATAATAATGCTTGTTAAGGCTGGGGCACCTGTTGACCAGACCATTAAGACCCTATCTGCGTACATGGAAAAAGGTGACTGTATAATTGATGGTGGTAACGAATGGTATGAGAACActgaaagaagagagaaagaggtGGCTGAATTGGGTCTGCTCTACCTTGGGATGGGAGTTTCTGGTGGTGAGGAAGGTGCTCGTAATGGTCCCTCTTTGATGCCTGGTGGTTCGTTTGAGGCTTTCAAATACATAGAAGATATTCTTCTCAAGGTGGCAGCTCAAGTACCTGACAGTGGTCCTTGCGTGACTTATATTGGTAAAGGTGGTTCTGGTAATTTTGTGAAGATGATCCACAATGGCATTGAGTATGGTGACATGCAGCTGATTGCAGAGGCCTATGATGTGCTGAAATCAGTTGGAAAGTTGTCAAATGAGGAACTACAAAGTGTCTTCTCAGAATGGAACAAGGGAGAACTTCTGAGTTTCCTGATTGAAATCACTGCAGATATATTTGGAATTAAGGATGATAAGGGAGATGGATATCTTGTTGACAAGGTCCTAGACAAGACTGGCATGAAGGGCACTGGTAAGTGGACTGTTCAGCAAGCTGCTGAATTATCAATTGCTGCTCCCACTATTGAAGCATCATTGGATGCAAGGTTCCTGAGTGGGTTGAAGGAGGAAAGAGTTGAAGCTGCAAAGGTCTTTAAATCAGGTGGCATTGGTGATATTGTGACTGATCAACCTGTAGACAAGCAGAAGTTGATTGATGATGTTAGGAAGGCTCTTTATGCAGCCAAAATCTGTAGTTATGCACAGGGAATGAATTTGATCCGTGCAAAGAGTATTGAAAAGGGTTGGGATTTGAAGTTGGGTGAACTGGCCCGGATTTGGAAAGGGGGTTGCATTATTAGAGCAATATTCTTAGACAGAATCAAGCAGGCATATGAAAGAAACCCTAATCTGGCAAACCTTCTTGTGGATCCAGAGTTTGCAAAGgaaataattgattaccaatctGCCTGGAGGAGAGTTGTTTGCCTTGCTATCAATTCTGGTATTAGCACTCCAGGTATGTCTGCTAGTCTTGCTTATTTTGACACTTACAGAAGGGAAAGGTTGCCAGCTAATTTGGTGCAAGCTCAACGAGACTACTTTGGTGCTCATACATATGAAAGGGTTGACATAGAGGGGTCTTACCATACTGAGTGGTTCAAGCTTGCCAAACAGTCAAGAAATTAG
- the LOC100781125 gene encoding uncharacterized protein isoform X1 has translation MATAEVKKILFIDTSYDQRWQSQHSLCLIDAFHIILICIRNLPGSSLNLSPLVSTQCIYHFHFTFHNLLGPLPKLLAAQTDKQIYIKLSLSINKWILLNKSGVVQKDVAVVNLVGLCILPLPCRKMLLDAAMKMMDIMTTSMLRTGERSKGPKWMKKKAMIQWLRTLPPVRFIITMPMLTAKVVTAPQPLRKINKIMEASVLLRRMQTNRRRNVLTAEVKNDEIVHCI, from the exons ATGGCAACGGCagaggttaaaaaaatattatttatagataCTTCTTATGACCAAAGATGGCAGTCCCAACATTCCCTTTGTTTAATTGATGCCTTTCATATTATTCTAATTTGTATCAGGAACCTTCCTGGTTCCTCCTTGAATTTAAGCCCCTTAGTTAGCACACAGTGCATCTACCATTTTCACTTCACATTTCACAACCTTTTAGGCCCTTTACCAAAACTTTTGGCAGCTCAAACAGATAAGCAGATATATATCAAGCTATCTCTATCTATTAAT AAATGGATTCTTTTAAACAAATCTGGGGTAGTGCAGAAGGATGTAGCAGTAGTGAATCTGGTTGGACTATGTATATTGCCTCTCCCATGCAGGAAGATGCTGCTGGATGCAGCAATGAAAATGATGGATATCATGACAACATCTATGCTGAGAACAGGAgaaagaagcaaggggccaaagTGGATGAAGAAGAAAGCGATGATTCAATGGCTTCGGACGCTTCCTCCGGTCCGATTCATTATCACCATGCCTATGCTCACAGCCAAGGTAGTCACGGCACCGCAGCCTCTAAGAAAGATAAACAAGATCATGGAAGCAAGTGTTCTTCTAAGAAGAATGCAAACAAACAGGAGAAGAAACGTGTTGACAGCAGAagtaaaaaatgatgaaattgtCCATTGTATATGA
- the LOC100781125 gene encoding protein SOB FIVE-LIKE 4 isoform X2: MATAEVKKILFIDTSYDQRWQSQHSLCLIDAFHIILICIRNLPGSSLNLSPLVSTQCIYHFHFTFHNLLGPLPKLLAAQTDKQIYIKLSLSINEDAAGCSNENDGYHDNIYAENRRKKQGAKVDEEESDDSMASDASSGPIHYHHAYAHSQGSHGTAASKKDKQDHGSKCSSKKNANKQEKKRVDSRSKK, from the exons ATGGCAACGGCagaggttaaaaaaatattatttatagataCTTCTTATGACCAAAGATGGCAGTCCCAACATTCCCTTTGTTTAATTGATGCCTTTCATATTATTCTAATTTGTATCAGGAACCTTCCTGGTTCCTCCTTGAATTTAAGCCCCTTAGTTAGCACACAGTGCATCTACCATTTTCACTTCACATTTCACAACCTTTTAGGCCCTTTACCAAAACTTTTGGCAGCTCAAACAGATAAGCAGATATATATCAAGCTATCTCTATCTATTAAT GAAGATGCTGCTGGATGCAGCAATGAAAATGATGGATATCATGACAACATCTATGCTGAGAACAGGAgaaagaagcaaggggccaaagTGGATGAAGAAGAAAGCGATGATTCAATGGCTTCGGACGCTTCCTCCGGTCCGATTCATTATCACCATGCCTATGCTCACAGCCAAGGTAGTCACGGCACCGCAGCCTCTAAGAAAGATAAACAAGATCATGGAAGCAAGTGTTCTTCTAAGAAGAATGCAAACAAACAGGAGAAGAAACGTGTTGACAGCAGAagtaaaaaatga
- the LOC100781671 gene encoding protein GLUTAMINE DUMPER 2, whose amino-acid sequence MRPINSVSPSSPMRASGVNIWKSPIPYLFGGLAVMLAIISMALVILVCSYRKRDSQSSSEVNEDVKSQAMANNLETNSEPEVLVIMAGDHNPTYLAKPITSSIFCTCGAQPSEPNPSSTSTPE is encoded by the coding sequence atgaggCCAATAAACAGTGTATCACCATCATCACCAATGCGTGCCAGTGGGGTTAATATATGGAAGTCTCCAATTCCTTACTTGTTTGGAGGCTTAGCTGTGATGCTGGCTATCATATCTATGGCATTGGTGATCCTTGTTTGCTCATACAGAAAACGTGATTCTCAGTCATCATCTGAAGTTAATGAAGACGTGAAATCACAAGCAATGGCCAACAATTTAGAGACAAACTCAGAACCTGAGGTTCTTGTCATAATGGCTGGTGATCACAACCCCACATACCTTGCAAAACCAATCACTTCTTCAATTTTCTGCACGTGTGGGGCTCAACCAAGTGAACCAAACCCTTCATCAACCTCAACACCCGAGTGA